The Edaphobacter flagellatus sequence CCGATGCTTTACAACCTGCGCATAGAGCGCATGTTTGATCTCAAGATTCTCGGCAACGGCTTCAATGATCCAGTCGCAATCGGCGATCGACCCCATATCATCCTGAAAGTTGCCCGGCGTAATCAGCTTCGCGGATTCGACGGCATAAAAAGCCGCGGGCTTCGATTTCTTCAATCCATCGAGGGCAGATAGAACGATCCTGTTGCGCTCCTGCTTTGGAGCGGCCGCATCGATTCCCGGGGGCACGATATCGAGCAGCACAACAGGCAGCCCTGCATTGGCAATATGAGCCGCGATCCGCGACCCCATGGTTCCTGCGCCAAGCACGGCCACTTTACGAATCGTTCGGCTTGCTGAGTTGTTGCTGTCCATGCTGATGAAGCCTCTCCTGACCAAACTTCTAAACGCGGGTGAAGCATACTGAATGGTCATTCATTTCGTCAAGAAGGCCACATGAAGAGTTGATAAATCAATGCTTCTCAAGCAGTTCTTCGCTTGCATCCAGCGAAGCCGGTATGATGGCCTGCATAGAAAAAGTGGGTTCAAAAGAAGGAGATACAGTCCAAATGAAAACGTTCTCACGGAGAGAGTTTTGCGCGCTGAGCAGTGGTCTGACCGCAGGCATTTTTACCAGAAACCTGTGGGCTGCTCCTGCAAAGGGGGCGTATCAGCTTGTCGCCGCGACGGATCGCGAGCGCATCATGAAGGCCGCTAACGCCTATCTCTCCGACGCTCCTGTCACCGTAACCGCGACGCACAGCGATCGCAGCGCAGGCGGCCCTCACGACTTCTTCTCCGAAGCTGATTATTTCTGGCCCGATCCCCAGAACCCAGGAGGGCCTTATATTCGTCGCGATGGTGAGTCCAACCCAGCCAACTTCAACGGCCATCGCCAGGCAATGGTCCGTCTCAGCCTCATCGTGCCTGCCCTCACTGCCGCATGGCTGCTCACCCGTCAGAAGAAGTATGCCGATCATGCCGAACGCCATCTGCGCGCCTGGTTTGTCGATCCGGCAACACAGATGAACCCGAACCTCCAGTACGCCCAGGCCATCTTCGGTGTCACCAAAGGACGCGGCATCGGCATCATCGACACATTGCATCTGGTCGAAGTGGCACGCGCTGCAACCCTGTTGAACCGAGGCAATGCCCTAAAGAGCGGCCCGGAGATTCAACGATGGTTCTCGTCCTATCTTGAATGGATGCGCACCTCAAAAAACGGCATGGAAGAGCGTGACGCAAAAAACAATCACGGCACCTGCTGGGTTCTGCAAGCCGGCGAGTTCGCACGTTTCACAGGCAATGAAGAGGTAATGCAGTGGTGCCGAGACCGCTTCCGCAATACCCTCGTTCCCGGGCAGATCGCCCCCGATGGCAGCCTGCCCTTGGAACTTGCGCGCACCAAGCCTTACAGCTACTCCCTCTTCGACATGGATATCTTCTGCGGCCTCGCTCAAAGCCTTTCCACACCGCAGGAGGACCTATGGTCGTTCACCACGCCTGACGGACGTAATCTCAAAAAGCTGATGCAGTTTATGGTGCCTTTTATCGATGACAAATCGAAGTGGCCGTATAAACACGATGTCGAGCACTGGGAGGACTTCCCCGTCCGCAATCCTGCGCTTCTCTTCTCGGGAATCGCCTACGACCAGGCCGCCTATATCAATCTGTGGAAGCGCCTCAATCCGGACCCCACCGTGCCTGAAGTGATCCGCAACTTCCCCATACGCCAGCCTCTGCTCTGGATCTCATAAATTGGGGATTACATAAAAACGCCGTCGCTTGTATCGAGCGACGGCGTTTACTTTTAAGTTCAAGTTGGATTTACTTCTTCGCACCTGCGAGGCGATTCATCT is a genomic window containing:
- a CDS encoding alginate lyase family protein, giving the protein MKTFSRREFCALSSGLTAGIFTRNLWAAPAKGAYQLVAATDRERIMKAANAYLSDAPVTVTATHSDRSAGGPHDFFSEADYFWPDPQNPGGPYIRRDGESNPANFNGHRQAMVRLSLIVPALTAAWLLTRQKKYADHAERHLRAWFVDPATQMNPNLQYAQAIFGVTKGRGIGIIDTLHLVEVARAATLLNRGNALKSGPEIQRWFSSYLEWMRTSKNGMEERDAKNNHGTCWVLQAGEFARFTGNEEVMQWCRDRFRNTLVPGQIAPDGSLPLELARTKPYSYSLFDMDIFCGLAQSLSTPQEDLWSFTTPDGRNLKKLMQFMVPFIDDKSKWPYKHDVEHWEDFPVRNPALLFSGIAYDQAAYINLWKRLNPDPTVPEVIRNFPIRQPLLWIS